The segment CATCAATCCATAAATCTATTCTCCCAATGTTCTCTGCGTTATCACCAGCTTGTGCTACTATAACATTATTAATTACTACAGGTGTTTCTAACAAGGTGTGAGTATGCCCGTCTATTATAATATCTACTCCAGATATATTTTCAGCTAACTCATCTGAGGTAGTGAACTCAACAGGCAAGTAGGGTCTTCTTCCATCTGCATAATAACCTAAGTGTCCAAGGACTATAACTACATCGGCTTTTTCTTGGACTATTGGAAGATATTTCTTTAAAGTCTCTTCTGCATCCACAATTGTATTCTCGCCTAAATAAATTGGTTCTAAAACTTTCGTTTGTTCAGTAACAAGACCTATAATTCCAACTGAGAAATCACCATAGTCTTTTATGATGTACGGTTCAAAAATTGGTCCTCCATGTTTTTCATCGACAAAATTTGCTCCTAAGAATGGAAATTGTGCTACTTCATATTGTTTCTCAAGCACTTCAAAAGGTTTATCGAATTCGTGATTACCCAAAACCATAGCATCCAAACCCATATAATGTAAAGCCAAAAAGTCAGGAACTGCATCCAACTGATCAGATTCTGGAATCCCTGTATTTACATCACCAGCATGTAGGAAAAGTACTGCTCCACCTTCCTTAGCCACTTCTTCTCTTGCTTGATTTATCAGGGTAGCTGCCCTGGCAAATCCTCCACCATCTTCCGTTCCCCACACATGTGCGTGAGTATCGTTCATGTGGAAAATTACTAAGTGATTAGGCCCTGCAAATACCGATAAAACTAAAACCATAACAACTAAAATGCCTAAGACTCTTTTCATTTTGTTCCCCTCCTTTTTTACCTTTATTAGACACTTTAGAAATTCTAAAACATGCATTGTAACCAACTCTTAATACCTTTAATATTATACTTTTGCCTCCTCACTGTATA is part of the Petrotoga miotherma DSM 10691 genome and harbors:
- a CDS encoding 5'-nucleotidase C-terminal domain-containing protein is translated as MKRVLGILVVMVLVLSVFAGPNHLVIFHMNDTHAHVWGTEDGGGFARAATLINQAREEVAKEGGAVLFLHAGDVNTGIPESDQLDAVPDFLALHYMGLDAMVLGNHEFDKPFEVLEKQYEVAQFPFLGANFVDEKHGGPIFEPYIIKDYGDFSVGIIGLVTEQTKVLEPIYLGENTIVDAEETLKKYLPIVQEKADVVIVLGHLGYYADGRRPYLPVEFTTSDELAENISGVDIIIDGHTHTLLETPVVINNVIVAQAGDNAENIGRIDLWIDDGRIVDWRGEVIPLTSDIPEDPFIKMFTDAFYQLGSEALNEVVEETKVYLDGEHARSDETNLSNLITDSMIWKTGADVALMNGGGIRASIEAGDITYRDILTVLPFGNTLYILELTGKDIMDVLNYAAKIPDGQGAKLHVAGLTAEIKGGKATNVKINGEPIDLNRTYKVVTNNYMASGGDGYTMLAGKPGYDTYFRDADALREYIAHLGTIEDYTSQERLIELDQVK